A region of Vibrio porteresiae DSM 19223 DNA encodes the following proteins:
- a CDS encoding response regulator, with amino-acid sequence MTKCRVMLVDDHPLMRRGIQQLLSIEPEFDVIAEASSGDEAIEMVEKDEPDMILLDLNMKGKSGLDTLKVLRANGCTSTIVILTVSDNAADIEALVKVGADGYLLKDTEPEQLVELLKDAATGTKAYSDTVLNYLSKRRDRRDVFDLLTDRETQILSEVAKGFRNKQIADRLFISESTVKVHMKSLLKKLQVPSRTAATVLYLERFGDLK; translated from the coding sequence TTGACCAAATGTAGAGTAATGCTGGTAGATGATCATCCGTTAATGCGCCGAGGCATTCAACAGCTACTCAGCATTGAACCCGAGTTTGATGTTATCGCAGAAGCCAGCAGTGGTGACGAAGCCATTGAAATGGTGGAGAAAGACGAGCCTGATATGATTCTGCTAGACCTCAATATGAAAGGCAAATCAGGGCTGGATACTCTCAAGGTATTGCGAGCGAATGGATGTACTTCGACGATCGTTATTCTGACGGTGTCAGATAACGCCGCTGACATTGAAGCCTTGGTCAAAGTCGGTGCGGATGGCTATTTGTTGAAAGATACTGAACCAGAACAATTGGTTGAGTTACTTAAAGATGCGGCGACGGGGACAAAAGCGTACAGCGACACCGTGCTTAATTATTTGAGTAAGCGTCGTGATCGCCGTGATGTTTTTGACCTACTGACTGACCGCGAAACACAGATTCTCAGTGAAGTCGCCAAAGGGTTTCGTAATAAGCAAATTGCCGACCGCCTGTTTATTTCTGAATCGACGGTCAAAGTGCATATGAAGAGCCTGCTGAAAAAGCTGCAAGTGCCATCG